Proteins found in one Neodiprion lecontei isolate iyNeoLeco1 chromosome 6, iyNeoLeco1.1, whole genome shotgun sequence genomic segment:
- the LOC107217994 gene encoding potassium voltage-gated channel subfamily KQT member 1 isoform X2, whose product MLHAVLLGSGPGRPGPADYSRQGTFILERASTRLKMNRGEQETLFRQSRQLTRIVPSREDLVLSVTKAPINQQQHQEQQHRQLQQNSPHLGFHPQLQQHQQQSSGQYHHANCQAAQENYKKCATAGHGFASENLPRSKDRQQQQQSSRLTEKRYSAAAAYAALQGSEDELVAGGETEDVALKTPGSETEDTDNGGGEEETSRRFTFLRRFRSPRFGEAHHKRVPTPMKRKHRRKKLADDMIDDTVDDGVGEEPGTDQRGVPDPYYPIYLPIDQAFKAKYVFHHKKGKTFQERLYVFLEHPGGWICFVYHFTVFMVVLVCLIFSVLSTIEQYMTFANETLFWMEICLVVFFGVEYIVRLWSAGCRSKYMGCCGRFRFIRKPICIIDLIVVVASMVVLSVGSNGQVFATSAIRGIRFLQILRMLHVDRQGGTWRLLGSVVFIHRQELITTLYIGFLGLIFSSYFVYLAEKDVVGPDGKTDFSSYADALWWGVITVTTIGYGDTVPQTWMGKIVASCFSVFAISFFALPAGILGSGFALKVQQKQRQKHFNRQIPAAAMLIQCLWRCYAADKAINSVATWNIYIKDPAPAGQPATPLGKLICVKKMSLMIQVAKKASVLKRRKSRNRMEVQQSGQTLPPPPVTGSSATGNNDVQRRDSEGDVVFYMEEPKAGTPNRARRDNRVFPVGRGSLFTSQTSSVTEAASDEIDIDIEEPQRVTTLTEAHRNAIRAIRKIKYFVARRKFQQARKPYDVRDVIEQYSQGHLNMMVRIKELQRRLDQTLGKPGSYLAGIDRAGNVKPMTIGARLYRVEQQLSVMDKKMDQLVYVLNAVAHKQQIPLRSIEDDV is encoded by the exons ATGCTGCACGCCGTCCTCTTAGGCAGCGGCCCCGGTCGACCTGGACCAGCCGACTACTCCCGGCAAGGCACCTTTATCCTTGAAAGAGCGTCGACCCGCCTCAAAATGAACCGCGGCGAACAGGAAACCCTGTTCCGGCAGAGCAGACAGCTCACCAGGATCGTTCCATCACGCGAGGACCTCGTCCTTAGCGTTACGAAGGCCCCGATCAACCAGCAACAGCATCAGGAACAGCAGCACCGACAGCTGCAACAAAATTCACCCCACCTTGGATTTCATCCGCAACTGCAACAACACCAGCAGCAATCCTCCGGTCAATATCATCACGCCAATTGCCAGGCGGCTCAggagaattataaaaaatgcgCGACGGCAG GTCACGGATTCGCCAGCGAAAATCTTCCCCGAAGTAAGGACCgccagcagcagcaacagtcCTCGAGGTTGACGGAAAAGAGGTACAGCGCTGCCGCGGCTTACGCGGCCCTCCAGGGTAGCGAAGACGAGCTCGTCGCCGGCGGTGAAACGGAAGACGTCGCCCTTAAGACGCCGGGCAGCGAGACGGAGGACACGGACAACGGAGGCGGCGAGGAGGAGACGTCGAGGCGCTTCACCTTCCTGCGGAGGTTCCGCAGCCCCCGATTCGGCGAGGCTCACCACAAGAGGGTGCCGACTCCGATGAAGCGGAAACACAGGAGGAAGAAACTCGCCGACGACATGATCGACGACACCGTCGACGACGGAGTCGGCGAGGAGCCCGGCACCGATCAGAGGGGCGTCCCCGACCCCTACTACCCCATATATCTTCCCATTGATCAGGCCTTCAAGGCCAAGTACGTGTTTCATCACAAGAAGGGGAAAACTTTTCAGGAACGGTTGTACGTCTTCCTCGAACATCCCGGCGGATGGATTTGTTTTGTCTACCACTTCACAGT GTTCATGGTCGTTTTAGTGTGCCTCATCTTCAGCGTACTGTCAACGATAGAACAGTACATGACTTTCGCTAACGAAACATTGTTCTGGATG GAAATATGTCTGGTAGTATTTTTCGGGGTCGAGTACATCGTCAGGCTTTGGAGCGCGGGATGCAGGTCCAAGTACATGGGATGCTGCGGCCGTTTCCGGTTCATACGGAAACCAATTTGTATAATAG aTTTGATAGTAGTCGTAGCATCGATGGTGGTGCTTTCGGTCGGAAGCAACGGTCAGGTTTTCGCCACGTCGGCCATCAGAGGTATTCGTTTCCTGCAAATTCTACGGATGCTTCACGTCGACCGACAGGGTGGAACGTGGCGTCTCCTCGGTTCCGTCGTCTTTATACACCGACAG GAGTTGATCACGACGCTCTACATCGGGTTCCTAGGTCTCATTTTCAGCAGCTACTTCGTGTACCTTGCCGAAAAAGACGTTGTCGGACCCGATGGGAAAACAGACTTTTCTAGCTACGCTGACGCGCTTTGGTGGGGCGTG ATAACCGTCACGACGATAGGATACGGCGACACGGTTCCGCAGACATGGATGGGAAAGATCGTCGCTTCGTGTTTCAGCGTATTTGCGATATCCTTTTTCGCTCTACCCGCC GGAATACTCGGCTCCGGATTTGCCCTGAAGGTGCAGCAGAAGCAGAGGCAGAAACATTTCAACCGTCAAATACCGGCGGCAGCCATGCTCATTCAGTGCCTCTGGCGGTGCTACGCTGCTGACAAAGCCATAAACAGCGTCGCGACTTGGAATATTTATATCAAGGATCCTGCTCCGGCTGGGCAGCCGGCTACGCCCCTTGGAAAG TTGATTTGTGTAAAGAAGATG TCTCTTATGATCCAGGTGGCTAAAAAAGCAAGCGTCTTGAAACGGCGCAAGTCCCGGAACCGGATGGAGGTCCAGCAGTCGGGTCAAACTCTACCACCGCCCCCCGTCACCGGCTCCTCAGCCACCGGGAACAACGACGTCCAGCGCCGCGACAGCGAGGGCGACGTCGTTTTTTACATGGAGGAACCGAAGGCTGGAACGCCGAATCGTGCGAGACGCGACAATCG TGTGTTTCCGGTTGGCAGGGGCAGTCTTTTCACGTCGCAGACAAGCTCCGTGACGGAAGCAGCGAGCGATGAAATAGATATCGACATCGAGGAGCCCCAACGCGTCACTAC GTTGACGGAAGCCCATCGTAACGCGATACGGGCGATACGGAAGATAAAGTATTTCGTTGCTCGGAGGAAGTTTCAGCAAGCGAGAAAACCGTACGACGTCCGTGACGTCATCGAGCAGTACAGCCAGGGCCACTTGAACATGATGGTCCGGATAAAG
- the LOC107217994 gene encoding potassium voltage-gated channel subfamily KQT member 1 isoform X3, whose translation MLHAVLLGSGPGRPGPADYSRQGTFILERASTRLKMNRGEQETLFRQSRQLTRIVPSREDLVLSVTKAPINQQQHQEQQHRQLQQNSPHLGFHPQLQQHQQQSSGQYHHANCQAAQENYKKCATAGHGFASENLPRSKDRQQQQQSSRLTEKRYSAAAAYAALQGSEDELVAGGETEDVALKTPGSETEDTDNGGGEEETSRRFTFLRRFRSPRFGEAHHKRVPTPMKRKHRRKKLADDMIDDTVDDGVGEEPGTDQRGVPDPYYPIYLPIDQAFKAKYVFHHKKGKTFQERLYVFLEHPGGWICFVYHFTVFMVVLVCLIFSVLSTIEQYMTFANETLFWMEICLVVFFGVEYIVRLWSAGCRSKYMGCCGRFRFIRKPICIIDLIVVVASMVVLSVGSNGQVFATSAIRGIRFLQILRMLHVDRQGGTWRLLGSVVFIHRQELITTLYIGFLGLIFSSYFVYLAEKDVVGPDGKTDFSSYADALWWGVITVTTIGYGDTVPQTWMGKIVASCFSVFAISFFALPAGILGSGFALKVQQKQRQKHFNRQIPAAAMLIQCLWRCYAADKAINSVATWNIYIKDPAPAGQPATPLGKSLMIQVAKKASVLKRRKSRNRMEVQQSGQTLPPPPVTGSSATGNNDVQRRDSEGDVVFYMEEPKAGTPNRARRDNRGSLFTSQTSSVTEAASDEIDIDIEEPQRVTTLTEAHRNAIRAIRKIKYFVARRKFQQARKPYDVRDVIEQYSQGHLNMMVRIKELQRRLDQTLGKPGSYLAGIDRAGNVKPMTIGARLYRVEQQLSVMDKKMDQLVYVLNAVAHKQQIPLRSIEDDV comes from the exons ATGCTGCACGCCGTCCTCTTAGGCAGCGGCCCCGGTCGACCTGGACCAGCCGACTACTCCCGGCAAGGCACCTTTATCCTTGAAAGAGCGTCGACCCGCCTCAAAATGAACCGCGGCGAACAGGAAACCCTGTTCCGGCAGAGCAGACAGCTCACCAGGATCGTTCCATCACGCGAGGACCTCGTCCTTAGCGTTACGAAGGCCCCGATCAACCAGCAACAGCATCAGGAACAGCAGCACCGACAGCTGCAACAAAATTCACCCCACCTTGGATTTCATCCGCAACTGCAACAACACCAGCAGCAATCCTCCGGTCAATATCATCACGCCAATTGCCAGGCGGCTCAggagaattataaaaaatgcgCGACGGCAG GTCACGGATTCGCCAGCGAAAATCTTCCCCGAAGTAAGGACCgccagcagcagcaacagtcCTCGAGGTTGACGGAAAAGAGGTACAGCGCTGCCGCGGCTTACGCGGCCCTCCAGGGTAGCGAAGACGAGCTCGTCGCCGGCGGTGAAACGGAAGACGTCGCCCTTAAGACGCCGGGCAGCGAGACGGAGGACACGGACAACGGAGGCGGCGAGGAGGAGACGTCGAGGCGCTTCACCTTCCTGCGGAGGTTCCGCAGCCCCCGATTCGGCGAGGCTCACCACAAGAGGGTGCCGACTCCGATGAAGCGGAAACACAGGAGGAAGAAACTCGCCGACGACATGATCGACGACACCGTCGACGACGGAGTCGGCGAGGAGCCCGGCACCGATCAGAGGGGCGTCCCCGACCCCTACTACCCCATATATCTTCCCATTGATCAGGCCTTCAAGGCCAAGTACGTGTTTCATCACAAGAAGGGGAAAACTTTTCAGGAACGGTTGTACGTCTTCCTCGAACATCCCGGCGGATGGATTTGTTTTGTCTACCACTTCACAGT GTTCATGGTCGTTTTAGTGTGCCTCATCTTCAGCGTACTGTCAACGATAGAACAGTACATGACTTTCGCTAACGAAACATTGTTCTGGATG GAAATATGTCTGGTAGTATTTTTCGGGGTCGAGTACATCGTCAGGCTTTGGAGCGCGGGATGCAGGTCCAAGTACATGGGATGCTGCGGCCGTTTCCGGTTCATACGGAAACCAATTTGTATAATAG aTTTGATAGTAGTCGTAGCATCGATGGTGGTGCTTTCGGTCGGAAGCAACGGTCAGGTTTTCGCCACGTCGGCCATCAGAGGTATTCGTTTCCTGCAAATTCTACGGATGCTTCACGTCGACCGACAGGGTGGAACGTGGCGTCTCCTCGGTTCCGTCGTCTTTATACACCGACAG GAGTTGATCACGACGCTCTACATCGGGTTCCTAGGTCTCATTTTCAGCAGCTACTTCGTGTACCTTGCCGAAAAAGACGTTGTCGGACCCGATGGGAAAACAGACTTTTCTAGCTACGCTGACGCGCTTTGGTGGGGCGTG ATAACCGTCACGACGATAGGATACGGCGACACGGTTCCGCAGACATGGATGGGAAAGATCGTCGCTTCGTGTTTCAGCGTATTTGCGATATCCTTTTTCGCTCTACCCGCC GGAATACTCGGCTCCGGATTTGCCCTGAAGGTGCAGCAGAAGCAGAGGCAGAAACATTTCAACCGTCAAATACCGGCGGCAGCCATGCTCATTCAGTGCCTCTGGCGGTGCTACGCTGCTGACAAAGCCATAAACAGCGTCGCGACTTGGAATATTTATATCAAGGATCCTGCTCCGGCTGGGCAGCCGGCTACGCCCCTTGGAAAG TCTCTTATGATCCAGGTGGCTAAAAAAGCAAGCGTCTTGAAACGGCGCAAGTCCCGGAACCGGATGGAGGTCCAGCAGTCGGGTCAAACTCTACCACCGCCCCCCGTCACCGGCTCCTCAGCCACCGGGAACAACGACGTCCAGCGCCGCGACAGCGAGGGCGACGTCGTTTTTTACATGGAGGAACCGAAGGCTGGAACGCCGAATCGTGCGAGACGCGACAATCG GGGCAGTCTTTTCACGTCGCAGACAAGCTCCGTGACGGAAGCAGCGAGCGATGAAATAGATATCGACATCGAGGAGCCCCAACGCGTCACTAC GTTGACGGAAGCCCATCGTAACGCGATACGGGCGATACGGAAGATAAAGTATTTCGTTGCTCGGAGGAAGTTTCAGCAAGCGAGAAAACCGTACGACGTCCGTGACGTCATCGAGCAGTACAGCCAGGGCCACTTGAACATGATGGTCCGGATAAAG